CGCGCAATGGTCGCAGAATCGAATGGGCTCATTGGCGTTCGGGTGCTCGGCCGGCTACGCGATGGATGTCGCCCGGCCGGACGGGGGAGTAATTCGGATCTCGAGAGAATGGGAGCCCCCGGTGAGGACGGACGAGGAGCATGAGTACTGGTCCGAGCGGGAGCGAATGGCGGTTTCACAGCGTCGCAGTCTGAACCAGACTCTCGAGGGCACCGGACGAGGAGATCTGGTAAGGCCCATTCCTCCTGTTTCGATCCTTCCTCGGGATCGTCCCGCCTTCCTTCGACTCTGGCAAGCAGACGATGGCCGACTGTGGGTCTGGCCGGGAGCAACGGGCTCGAGCCGCGCAACGACCGAAGAAGAACGTCGCCAGCAACCGGGGCTGCCACGAACGATCTGGGAATACTGGAGTCTGACGGACGGCTTCGACGTGTTCGACGCGGACGGTCGATGGATCGGGCACGTCAACACGCCGGGAAGCTGGGACGCCGACCCCTATCCCGGGATTATCGATCCCTATTTCAAGGGCGACACGATCTGGGCCGTGGTCAAGGAGGAGTTCGACGTGCGCTACCTGGTACGGTTCGAAGTTGAATGGCCTTCTCCGGACTAGCGTCCAACGATCCTGCGGACCAGCGCTCGCCGATGCCGAGGGGCGCTTCGGCTACGACAATCCCCCGTCCACCAGCAGGCTCTCGCCGGTGACATAGGACGACGCGTCCGAGATCAGGAAGGCCACCGCCTCGGCCACCTCGCGGGTGCGCGCGGGGCGGCCGGCCGGGATCGTGGCACGCACGGCCTCGTCCACCGGGTAGCTGTCGACGTAGCCGGGCAGGACATCGTTCATGCGGATGCCGTCGGCGGCATAGCGCGTGGAGTACATGCGGGTGAAGGCGCTCAGCCCCGCGCGGATCGCCGACGAGATGGGGAAGGCGGCGGTGGGCCGCTCCGCCCCGAACGTGGAGATGTTCACGATGGAGCCGCCGCCGCCGGCCTTCAGGATGGGGGTCACCAGGCGGCTCATGCGCACCACGTTGAGGAGCAGCAGATCCAGGCCGTCGTGCCACGCCGCATCGTCGAGGTCGAGCAGATCGCCGCGCGCGGCGTGCCCGGTGTTGTTCACCACCCCGTCCAGACGCCCGAATCGGTCGAACGCGCCGTCCACCAGGCGGGCCAGGTCATCCGGCTCGGTGACCGAGCCCCGCATGCCCCACCCCCCCAGCCGCCCCGCCAGCTCGCGCGCCTCCGTCGACCGCGACATTAGCGCCACCCGGTAGCCGCGCTCGGCGAGCAGTTCAGCGCACGCCGCCCCCATCCCCCGCCCCGCCGCCGTAACCACGGCGACGGGCATGCCGGTGGAGCCGTCGGGCGCGCTCACGGGACGCGCACCCGCGAGGAGGCCCGCCCGACCCGCGCCCGGCCGCGCAGACGAGGCCGGTTGGCCGGCGACCCGGGTGAACGCGCGAATCCTTCCCCGGGTAGGACCGTATCGGTCACTGGATCCGCACCCCGCCGATCACAACC
The genomic region above belongs to Gammaproteobacteria bacterium and contains:
- a CDS encoding SDR family oxidoreductase; this translates as MPVAVVTAAGRGMGAACAELLAERGYRVALMSRSTEARELAGRLGGWGMRGSVTEPDDLARLVDGAFDRFGRLDGVVNNTGHAARGDLLDLDDAAWHDGLDLLLLNVVRMSRLVTPILKAGGGGSIVNISTFGAERPTAAFPISSAIRAGLSAFTRMYSTRYAADGIRMNDVLPGYVDSYPVDEAVRATIPAGRPARTREVAEAVAFLISDASSYVTGESLLVDGGLS